A single window of Granulicella mallensis MP5ACTX8 DNA harbors:
- a CDS encoding TIGR03435 family protein, whose translation MTKSPWGPAAAIVVALMLLAQPIRAQLTMSDVDRGTNAPAAGPLPEWDVAVMKPHPAEDHSMMWRMTEDGLSLINLPLESMICSAWNLKTYQVSGLSGWMKSSTFDLTAKVSGDDVAAYKKLSVAQREQMLQKLLIERFQLKVHMETKTLPIYDLVVDKNGSKLKVSTAIEAPSDEERKANPDKYKKGSMMMGPGAYEGTGMPVQSLTSTLGSVLGKPVHDATGLTGLYDITLHFRPEEAEAGNDDNADAPSVFSAVQEQLGLKLLPNKGPVETLVVDAAQKPEVD comes from the coding sequence ATGACAAAGTCTCCCTGGGGACCTGCCGCTGCCATCGTGGTAGCTCTTATGTTGCTTGCGCAGCCGATACGGGCGCAGTTGACGATGTCGGACGTGGACCGAGGCACCAACGCGCCAGCGGCGGGCCCGCTGCCGGAGTGGGACGTCGCTGTGATGAAACCACATCCCGCCGAGGATCACTCGATGATGTGGCGGATGACGGAGGATGGCCTGAGCCTGATAAACCTGCCTCTGGAGTCGATGATCTGCAGCGCGTGGAACCTGAAGACGTATCAGGTATCCGGCTTGAGCGGTTGGATGAAAAGCAGCACCTTTGACCTGACCGCCAAGGTGAGTGGCGACGACGTAGCCGCCTACAAGAAGCTGAGCGTGGCGCAACGTGAGCAGATGCTGCAGAAGCTGCTGATCGAGCGCTTTCAATTGAAGGTCCACATGGAGACGAAGACCCTGCCGATCTATGACCTCGTGGTCGACAAGAACGGGTCAAAGCTGAAGGTGTCGACGGCCATCGAGGCGCCTTCGGACGAGGAGAGGAAAGCGAATCCTGACAAGTACAAGAAGGGCTCCATGATGATGGGCCCCGGAGCGTACGAGGGCACGGGCATGCCGGTGCAGTCACTGACGAGCACACTGGGGAGTGTGCTGGGCAAGCCGGTGCACGACGCAACAGGGCTGACGGGCCTGTATGACATCACGCTCCACTTTCGCCCGGAAGAGGCAGAGGCTGGCAACGACGACAACGCCGATGCACCGTCGGTCTTCTCTGCAGTGCAGGAGCAGTTGGGGCTGAAGCTGCTCCCAAACAAGGGGCCGGTGGAGACGCTGGTCGTGGATGCAGCCCAGAAACCGGAAGTGGACTAA
- a CDS encoding RluA family pseudouridine synthase — MLNRGYAYTTIIGSKSRGQTLLSHLASLYPHSTLQAWQQNLDSGEVTLNGIIATGSESVTLGQTLVWERPPWIEPDSPQHFEVLLDDSHLLAVNKPSGLPTLPGGGFMENTLLRLVQKQNPNANPVHRLGRATTGIVLFAKTPQAASQLSANWNTSRIQKIYRALAQGVAQQDAYEILTPIGLVPHPLIGSVWAASPSGKPSKSLAKVISRTTSTTTFEVSLHSGRPQQIRIHLASIGHPLVGDPLYGLNGQPLEDRPGLPGDGGYFLHAQFLRFHHPITGEQITLEAALPSGFSLHQ; from the coding sequence ATGCTCAACCGGGGCTATGCCTACACGACAATCATCGGCAGCAAATCCCGTGGACAAACCCTGCTCTCCCACCTGGCAAGTCTTTACCCCCACTCAACCCTACAAGCCTGGCAACAAAATCTGGACAGCGGCGAAGTCACCCTCAACGGCATCATCGCTACCGGAAGCGAATCGGTTACTTTAGGCCAAACCCTTGTCTGGGAGCGTCCACCCTGGATCGAACCAGACTCTCCTCAGCACTTCGAAGTCCTGTTGGATGACTCCCATCTGTTGGCCGTCAACAAGCCCAGCGGGCTGCCCACCCTCCCCGGCGGCGGCTTCATGGAAAACACACTCCTGCGCCTGGTGCAAAAGCAAAACCCCAACGCAAACCCTGTCCACCGGTTGGGCCGCGCCACTACCGGCATCGTTCTCTTCGCCAAAACACCGCAGGCGGCCTCTCAACTATCCGCAAACTGGAACACCTCCAGAATTCAAAAGATCTACCGAGCGCTGGCTCAAGGCGTTGCACAGCAAGACGCCTACGAGATTCTCACCCCCATCGGCCTTGTACCGCACCCGCTCATCGGTTCTGTGTGGGCCGCCAGCCCCAGTGGCAAACCGTCGAAGTCATTGGCAAAGGTGATCTCACGCACCACGAGCACCACAACCTTTGAGGTAAGCCTGCATTCGGGCCGCCCTCAGCAAATCAGAATCCATCTGGCCTCCATCGGCCATCCCCTGGTAGGCGACCCTCTGTACGGCTTAAACGGCCAGCCTCTTGAAGATCGCCCCGGGCTGCCGGGCGATGGTGGGTATTTCCTGCACGCCCAATTTCTGAGATTCCACCACCCCATCACCGGAGAACAAATCACTCTTGAGGCAGCTTTGCCGTCTGGATTCTCATTGCATCAGTAG
- a CDS encoding DinB family protein produces the protein MLRRLVFVALLLGACTLHAQTPAEAAANEGIWQGYDGEWRYVSRLLISMAEAIPADKYGWRPEPGVRSVSEVLMHIAQSNYYLLSVTGPKMPPELASNDVEKKIVSKPEVVAYLRRSLEAVKTARAQLKPGDLQRKVKIYGEPVNVDGMYLRIICHDNEHMGQLIAYARMNGIVPPWSAGVVLPK, from the coding sequence ATGCTCAGAAGACTGGTTTTCGTTGCTCTTCTTTTAGGCGCCTGCACACTACACGCCCAAACCCCTGCTGAGGCGGCTGCCAACGAGGGAATCTGGCAAGGCTACGACGGCGAATGGCGATACGTTTCGCGCCTGCTGATCTCGATGGCCGAGGCGATTCCGGCCGACAAGTACGGTTGGCGGCCGGAGCCGGGAGTGCGCTCCGTGAGCGAAGTGCTCATGCACATCGCCCAATCGAACTACTACCTGCTCAGCGTAACCGGGCCGAAGATGCCGCCCGAGCTTGCATCCAACGATGTAGAGAAAAAGATCGTGTCCAAGCCGGAGGTGGTGGCCTACCTGCGGCGCTCTCTTGAGGCGGTGAAGACAGCGCGAGCCCAACTGAAGCCTGGCGATCTGCAACGCAAAGTGAAGATCTATGGCGAACCCGTGAACGTAGACGGGATGTACCTGCGGATCATCTGTCACGATAACGAGCACATGGGCCAACTGATCGCCTACGCCCGCATGAACGGCATCGTGCCACCTTGGTCAGCAGGCGTGGTGCTCCCGAAATAG